In Polyodon spathula isolate WHYD16114869_AA chromosome 27, ASM1765450v1, whole genome shotgun sequence, one DNA window encodes the following:
- the LOC121301561 gene encoding alpha/beta hydrolase domain-containing protein 17A: protein MNGLSVSELCCLFCCPPCPGRIAAKLAFLPPEPTYALLPELESGATPMGRSGLLRGRTPDTSSRWKLHLTERAEFQYSQRELDSTEVFLTRSSRGNRIGCMYIRCAPSARFTVLFSHGNAVDLGQMSSFYIGLGTRINCNIFSYDYSGYGVSTGKPSEKNLYADIDAAWQALRTRFGISPENIILYGQSIGTVPTVDLASRYECAAVVLHSPLTSGMRVAFPDTKKTYCFDAFPNIEKVSKITSPVLIIHGTEDEVIDFSHGMALFERCPKAVEPLWVEGAGHNDIELYSQYLERLRKFIAQDLASQRT, encoded by the exons ATGAACGGtctgtcagtgagtgagctgtgCTGCCTCTTCTGCTGCCCCCCCTGCCCCGGCCGGATCGCAGCCAAGCTGGCCTTCCTGCCTCCGGAGCCCACCTACGCCCTCCTGCCGGAGCTGGAGTCCGGGGCCACCCCCATGGGGAGGAGCGGGTTGCTGCGCGGGCGCACCCCCGACACCTCCTCCCGCTGGAAGCTGCACCTGACAGAGCGAGCCGAGTTCCAGTACTCGCAGCGGGAGCTCGACAGCACCGAGGTGTTCCTGACGCGCTCCAGCCGCGGGAATCGCATCGGCTGCATGTACATCCGCTGTGCGCCCTCCGCCAG GTTCACAGTCCTCTTCTCCCACGGTAACGCGGTGGACCTGGGGCAGATGAGCAGCTTCTACATCGGCCTGGGCACCCGCATCAACTGCAACATCTTCTCCTACGACTACTCGGGCTACGGGGTGAGCACGGGCAAGCCGTCCGAGAAGAACCTGTACGCAGACATCGACGCTGCCTGGCAGGCGCTGCGGACCAG GTTCGGGATTAGCCCGGAAAACATCATCCTGTATGGGCAGAGCATTGGCACTGTGCCCACCGTGGACCTGGCATCGCGCTACGAGTGCGCTGCGGTGGTGCTGCACTCCCCCCTCACCTCCGGCATGAGAGTGGCATTCCCAGACACCAAGAAGACCTACTGCTTCGACGCCTTCCCCAA CATCGAGAAGGTTTCCAAGATCACCTCCCCCGTCCTCATCATCCACGGCACCGAGGACGAGGTCATCGACTTCTCCCATGGGATGGCCCTGTTCGAGCGCTGTCCCAAGGCCGTGGAGCCGCTGTGGGTGGAGGGCGCTGGGCACAACGACATCGAACTGTACAGCCAGTACCTGGAGCGGCTGCGAAAGTTCATCGCACAAGACCTAGCGAGCCAGCGGACCTGA
- the LOC121301171 gene encoding Krueppel-like factor 9, producing MSAFAYSDYLAAECLVSISSGAVVHTPSPGTSHRQQRQLESSSEDKEVRDTLKEGASMLAVAGILTDLHSKFRPMSAFSESSNSSLGDPDAFSCGESGYTTLSDSTTPTPTPTPGQREEGRSDTKSPMKRHQCTFDGCDKIYGKSSHLKAHIRTHTGVVEAKAYPASEAALAIIKGGATRQREVYYPGFWQPVCLIKDWFPGMRDIAIQSTYNYKAVTQTTTT from the exons ATGTCTGCTTTCGCGTACTCTGATTATTTAGCCGCGGAGTGCCTGGTGTCTATATCCAGCGGCGCTGTGGTGCATACCCCCTCTCCCGGTACCAGCCACCGCCAACAGAGACAGCTCGAAAGTTCAAGCGAGGACAAAGAAGTTAGAGACACGCTGAAAGAAGGAGCCAGCATGCTTGCCGTGGCCGGGATCTTAACCGACCTCCACAGCAAGTTCCGACCCATGTCTGCCTTCTCGGAGAGCAGTAACTCGTCGCTGGGGGACCCGGACGCTTTTTCCTGTGGGGAGAGCGGATACACCACGCTGTCTGATTCAACTACCCCGACCCCCACCCCGACCCCTGGACAGAGGGAAGAGGGGCGATCGGATACGAAATCGCCAATGAAACGACACCAGTGCACCTTTGATGGATGTGACAAGATTTACGGCAAATCGTCTCACCTGAAAGCGCACATCAGGACGCACAC GGGCGTGGTGGAAGCAAAGGCATACCCAGCCTCCGAAGCAGCTCTTGCGATTATCAAGGGAGGCGCGACTAGGCAGAGGGAGGTGTACTACCCAGGCTTCTGGCAGCCGGTGTGTCTCATAAAGGACTGGTTTCCTGGCATGAGGGACATAGCCATACAGAGCACCTACAACTATAAAGCAGTTACACAAACAACAACCACATAG